The following coding sequences lie in one Homalodisca vitripennis isolate AUS2020 chromosome X, UT_GWSS_2.1, whole genome shotgun sequence genomic window:
- the LOC124369434 gene encoding endochitinase A-like codes for MLSSPTPGTSPVPAASPAPAAASAPDASSAPAASSTPATSSTPAASSTPPSSSTLLASSAGHVGSHAPGGSTWTRGRKHEIEVADCGSSKKIPRCPRPLGRIRYSPPAIHQSDFRGRYFTDRTFIMSIQDRPRCAV; via the coding sequence ATGTTATCTTCTCCCACACCTGGTACATCTCCCGTGCCTGCTGCCTCACCCGCGCCTGCCGCGGCGTCCGCGCCTGACGCTTCATCCGCGCCTGCCGCGTCGTCCACGCCTGCCACGTCGTCCACGCCAGCCGCGTCGTCCACACCTCCCTCGTCATCCACGCTTCTCGCGTCATCAGCGGGGCATGTTGGGTCACATGCACCGGGTGGCTCTACGTGGACTAGAGGACGAAAACATGAGATTGAGGTTGCAGATTGCGGATCTTCAAAGAAAATACCAAGATGTCCTAGACCACTCGGTAGAATCAGATACTCGCCTCCTGCAATTCACCAATCAGATTTTCGTGGCAGATACTTCACGGATCGAACCTTCATCATGAGTATCCAAGATCGACCGCGCTGTGCAGTGTGA